One Anopheles marshallii chromosome 3, idAnoMarsDA_429_01, whole genome shotgun sequence genomic region harbors:
- the LOC128712618 gene encoding uncharacterized protein K02A2.6-like: protein MAQLMQQQHHTTPQPPAQQQSLAPRDPELIMDALSGSISEFRYDAESGATFQAWYSRFEDLFVQDASRLDDSAKIRLLTRKLGTAEHARYANFILPCLPRDLTFDETVSKLKKLFGTVESLSSKRYKCLQTAKERNEDLLPFACRVNRACNDFQFASMTEDQFKCLMFVCGLREEVDNDVRTRLLARIEDRPDLTLEQLSAEGQRLTGLKVVSTMFATGKEEKVLALQSENKQRSAQKNERTNQRHPDRSSPASKPPRPCWLCGDSHWVRECTYGSHKCQDCGRFGHREGHCSSSGRKKKFIRSHKRTSTATRVVVVNVRNIHKRKFVNIQIGNKSASLQLDTGSDITIVGRKTWKQLGMPPLTTAKVHAKTASGTRLQLDGEFEAKVTINGVTKSATIRVVPSNLQLLGADFVDIFSLGTLPMDQFCNRVECESAKWESRFPTVFNGTGLCTKASIKLQVKENVRPTFCPKRPVAYAMQTTVEKELDRLEALNVITPVDYSDWAAPIVVVRKGNGSIRICGDYSTGLNSALQSYEYPLPLPDDIFAKLAQCKFFSKIDLSDAFLQVEIDAKYRPLLTINTHRGLYHYNRLPPGIKIAPAAFQQLIDTMLAGLRGTSGYMDDVIVGGKTESEHDENLLNLFHRIRDYGFTIRAEKCAFKTHQIEYLGFIVDCRGLRPNPAKIEAILKLPAPTNVSEVRSFLGAVNYYGRFVPKMRDLRYPLDVLLKNETSFIWTRECERAFKHFKEILSSDLLLTHYDPNAEIVVSADASAVGLGATISHKFADGSLKVVQHASRALTKAENNYSQIDREGLAIIFAVKKFHKMLYGRHFRLQTDHRPLLRIFGSKKGIPVYTANRLQRFALSLQLYDFSIEYVPSTKFGNADLLSRLISEHAKPDPEYIVASTELEKDRRCERY from the exons atGGCTCAgttgatgcagcagcagcaccacacgACACCCCAGCCCCCCGCCCAGCAACAGTCACTAGCGCCACGGGATCCCGAGCTGATCATGGACGCCCTATCGGGAAGCATAAGCGAGTTTCGGTACGACGCAGAATCCGGTGCCACATTTCAAGCGTGGTACTCGCGCTTCGAGGATCTGTTCGTACAAGACGCTTCCCGGCTCGATGATTCAGCGAAAATCCGCCTGCTCACTCGCAAATTGGGTACAGCGGAACACGCGCGGTACGCAAACTTCATTCTTCCCTGCCTGCCCCGCGACCTCACGTTCGACGAGACGGTAAGCAAACTAAAGAAGCTATTCGGAACCGTAGAATCGCTTAGTAGTAAGCGATACAAGTGCCTCCAAACAGCGAAAGAGCGAAACGAAGATCTGCTTCCGTTCGCTTGTAGAGTAAATCGTGCCTGCAACGATTTTCAGTTCGCTAGTATGACGGAGGACCAGTTCAAATgcttaatgtttgtttgcgggTTAAGAGAGGAAGTGGATAACGACGTCCGAACAAGGCTCCTAGCACGAATTGAGGATCGGCCGGATCTCACGCTGGAGCAGCTATCCGCCGAAGGCCAACGGTTAACAGGCTTAAAGGTAGTAAGTACAATGTTCGCCActgggaaggaagaaaaagttcTTGCATTGCAGAGCGAGAATAAGCAGCGCAGCGCTCAGAAAAACGAGCGTACTAACCAGCGACATCCCGACCGAAGTTCACCGGCATCGAAGCCACCGAGACCGTGCTGGTTATGCGGCGATTCCCATTGGGTGAGAGAGTGTACGTACGGCTCTCACAAGTGCCAGGATTGTGGGAGATTTGGCCATCGCGAGGGTCATTGCAGCTCGTCAGGCCGAAAAAAGAAGTTCATCCGATCTCACAAGCGCACTTCGACAGCGACACGTGTAGTGGTAGTGAATGTTCGTAACATTCATAAGCGCAAATTTGTAAACATTCAAATAGGTAACAAATCAGCTAGTTTGCAACTCGATACGGGATCGGACATCACAATAGTCGGAAGGAAAACGTGGAAGCAGCTAGGCATGCCGCCTCTAACGACAGCAAAAGTGCATGCGAAGACAGCATCCGGTACACGCCTTCAGCTGGATGGCGAGTTTGAGGCGAAAGTCACGATCAACGGTGTGACAAAATCCGCAACGATTCGAGTTGTTCCCTCTAATCTACAGCTTCTGGGGGCCGATTTTGTCGACATTTTTTCGCTAGGAACTTTGCCAATGGACCAGTTCTGCAATCGAGTCGAGTGTGAATCTGCGAAATGGGAGAGCAGATTTCCGACTGTTTTCAACGGCACCGGATTATGCACCAAGGCGAGTATCAAGCTgcaagtaaaagaaaacgtaCGTCCGACCTTTTGTCCCAAGCGCCCAGTAGCTTATGCCATGCAAACAACAGTTGAAAAAGAGCTTGATCGGTTAGAGGCACTTAATGTCATCACGCCAGTCGATTATTCCGATTGGGCAGCGCCCATTGTCGTCGTAAGAAAAGGGAACGGTAGTATTAGGATTTGCGGAGACTACTCGACAGGATTGAATTCGGCTCTCCAGTCTTACGAATACCCTTTACCGCTCCCAGATGATATATTCGCAAAGCTGGCTCAATGTAAATTTTTTAGCAAAATCGACCTTTCGGACGCGTTTTTACAGGTCGAAATTGATGCTAAATACCGTCCCCTCTTAACCATCAACACACATCGTGGACTGTACCACTACAATCGCCTACCACCGGGTATCAAAATAGCACCGGCCGCATTTCAGCAACTAATCGACACAATGCTCGCAGGGTTACGAGGAACATCCGGCTACATGGATGACGTAATCGTTGGTGGTAAAACGGAAAGCGAGCACGACGAAAACCTTCTTAACCTTTTCCACAGAATACGCGATTACGGATTTACAATCCGTGCGGAAAAGTGTGCATTCAAAACGCACCAAATCGAATATTTAGGTTTCATCGTCGATTGTCGTGGACTCAGGCCAAACCCTGCAAAGATCGAAGCGATCCTAAAACTACCAGCGCCAACTAACGTAAGCGAAGTCCGGTCTTTCTTAGGCGCAGTAAATTACTATGGTAGATTCGTTCCGAAAATGCGCGACCTTAGATACCCTCTCGATGTTCTTTTAAAGAACGAAACCAGTTTTATCTGGACTCGCGAATGCGAACGCGCTTTCAAGCATTTCAAGGAGATACTATCATCGGATCTGCTCCTAACACATTACGATCCAAACGCCGAAATCGTAGTATCTGCAGATGCATCAGCGGTGGGACTTGGCGCCACGATCAGCCACAAATTCGCAGATGGCTCGTTAAAGGTTGTTCAGCACGCATCGAGGGCACTCACGAAAGCGGAAAACAACTACAGCCAAATCGATCGCGAAGGCCTTGCCATCATTTTTGCGGTGAAGAAGTTTCACAAAATGCTGTACGGTCGGCATTTTCGTCTGCAGACAGATCATCGTCCGTTGCTACGGATATTCGGATCCAAAAAAGGCATACCGGTCTACACAGCTAACAGACTGCAACGTTTTGCGCTGTCCTTGCAGCTGTACGACTTCAGCATCGAATATGTTCCCTCGACAAAGTTTGGAAACGCGGATCTACTGTCGAGGTTGATAAGCGAGCATGCGAAGCCGGATCCGGAATACATCGTAGCCAGCACTGAACTCGAAAAGGAC AGACGTTGCGAACGCTACTAG